In Aeromicrobium sp. A1-2, the DNA window CCGGGCGCTCGGCATGGTGCACTCCTACTGGCGGCAGCCGGCACTGTTCGACGCCTCGCGTTCGACCGTCACGATCGTCGGCGCACTACTTGACGCCCACCGGTCGCGCGCCCGCTGACGGCCCGCGACCGAGGGCTCGTGCGAGGCGGTCTCGTGAGTCGCATGCCGGGCTGGGAGACTGGTCCCATGCGCGTCCACATTGCGGCCGACCACGCCGGCTACGAGCTCAAGACCCACCTCATCGACTGGCTCACAGCCAACGGACATGAGCCGGTCGACCACGGTGCCCATGTGCTGGATCCGGAGGACGACTACCCGCCGTTCTGCATCGCGGCCTCCGCTGCTGCGGTCGCCGAGCCCGGTTCGCTGGGCGTCGTGATCGGCGGCTCGGGCAACGGCGAGCAGATCGCTGCCAACAAGGTCCGCGGTGCGCGCGCCGCGCTCGCCTGG includes these proteins:
- a CDS encoding ribose-5-phosphate isomerase: MRVHIAADHAGYELKTHLIDWLTANGHEPVDHGAHVLDPEDDYPPFCIAASAAAVAEPGSLGVVIGGSGNGEQIAANKVRGARAALAWSTETASLARQHNDAQVVAVGARMHTADEATAIVEAFLTTPWSHAERHQRRIDMLLAYEKSGEIA